A single Lactuca sativa cultivar Salinas chromosome 8, Lsat_Salinas_v11, whole genome shotgun sequence DNA region contains:
- the LOC111892742 gene encoding probable inactive histone-lysine N-methyltransferase SUVR1 has product MAPKRRRQTGLTRMDAALDQVSCFGFSRQLIRRTVKNLLKVYGDDGWKLIEEDGYKVVIDFILDEQESEQKQNLLKNEASSQEKPGTELIMTEVKEESAKDESFEGNNNAALTIHTENEECLEDTSMDMDKTAHSSTLHDDHSAHEFNIQCSENAPHSGPSSDATHAPVNLPVHRRKPCYGWISDDDDNEEETFFIALTPAR; this is encoded by the exons ATGGCACCGAAGAGAAGGAGACAG ACGGGTTTAACCCGAATGGATGCGGCTCTCGATCAAGTGAGCTGTTTTGGGTTCTCAAGGCAACTCATTAGGCGAACTGTTAAAAATCTTCTCAAG GTGTATGGTGATGATGGGTGGAAATTAATTGAAGAAGATGGCTATAAAGTCGTTATTGATTTCATTCTCGATGAACAAGAGTCTGAACAAAAACAGAACTTATTAAAG AATGAGGCATCATCACAAGAGAAACCTGGAACTGAATTAATCATGACAGAGGTGAAGGAAGAATCTGCAAAAGATGAATCTTTTGAGGGAAATAACAATGCAGCGTTGACCATTCACACAG AGAATGAAGAATGCCTTGAGGATACCTCAATGGACATGGACAAAACTGCCCACTCAAGCACACTCCATGATGATCACTCTGCACATGAATTTAACATCCAATGTTCCGAAAATGCCCCTCATTCAGGACCTTCATCTGATGCAACTCATGCCCCTGTAAATCTCCCTGTTCATAGGCGTAAGCCCTGTTATGGATGGatcagtgatgatgatgataatgaggAAGAAACTTTTTTTATAGCATTAACTCCTGCAAGATAA
- the LOC111892741 gene encoding pentatricopeptide repeat-containing protein At3g06920: protein MKTLLTGRGKLLTSSSKSPDVFILCERFLSSYIGLSHLQQRALSSTSGINEEHIEKFNGKRQEVDNICQILESAPWGTSLEKALSTYNGSTQSDLVISVLRKLKDVNLALNYFQWAEKKSNQPHCPEAYNSLLMVMAKSNNFDQIEQVFQEMNLSGFGPSNTTSLELILTCVKSHKLKQAYDLIQLMRRFKFRPAFSAYTTLIGALSTIHEPDLILTLFHQMQELGYEVHVHLFTTVIRVFARESRLDAALSLLDEMRSKYVDGDIVLYNVCIDSFGKAGKVDMAWKFFHEMKVHGIMPDDVSYTSMIGVLCKANKLNEAIELFDELEHKKRVPCAYAYNTMIMGYGMAGMFDEAFKLLEKQRLKGSIPSVVAYNCILTCLGKKGKVNEALKLFDEMKKDASPNLSTYNILIDTLCRSQNLEKALEIQESMKESGLYPNILTLNIMIDRLCKSQKLDEACLIFEKMDHKVCPPNGYTYCSLIEGLGKMNRVDDAYKLYEQMLDANVTPNAVVYTSLIRNFFKVGRKEDGHKIYKEMIRKGIIPDLTLLNTYMDCTFKAGETQKGRALFEEIKVHNMSPDARSYSILLHGLIKSGFSKETNSILHNMKKQGCVLDTPTYNTFINGFCKSGQVNKAYNLLEEMKSKGHPPNVVTYGSVIDGLSKINKLDEAYMLFEEAKSKGVELNVIIYSSLVDGFGKVGRIDEAYLIMEELMQKGLTPNIYTWNCLLDALVKAEEIDEALVCFNSMKDLKCTPNGITYGIIINGLCKIRKFNKAFVFWQEMQKQGVQPNVVTYTTMISGLARSGNVIEANRLFERFKKGGGIPDSGCYNTMIEGLSVSNKAMDAYLLFEDCRMKGCNVYLNTCVVLMDSLHKAECLEQAAIVGAVLKETAKACHASKSM from the exons ATGAAGACACTTCTTACAGGCCGAG GGAAATTATTAACCTCTAGTTCAAAATCCCCTGATGTTTTTATTCTATGTGAGAGGTTTCTATCTTCATATATAGGGCTTTCTCATCTGCAACAAAGAGCTCTTTCTTCTACAAGTGGCATTAATGAAGAAcacattgaaaaattcaatggaAAAAGACAAGAAGTGGATAATATATGCCAAATCTTGGAAAGTGCTCCATGGGGAACATCTTTAGAGAAAGCTTTATCCACATACAATGGAAGCACACAAAGTGATTTGGTCATTTCTGTTTTAAGGAAACTAAAAGATGTCAATCTTGCACTAAACTATTTTCAATGGGCAGAAAAGAAAAGCAATCAACCCCATTGTCCTGAAGCATACAATTCCCTTCTCATGGTTATGGCAAAAAGCAACAACTTTGATCAAATCGAACAAGTATTTCAAGAAATGAATCTTTCAGGTTTTGGCCCTTCTAATACCACATCTCTTGAACTAATCCTAACCTGTGTCAAGAGTCATAAACTAAAACAAGCTTATGACTTAATCCAACTCATGAGAAGATTCAAATTTCGCCCTGCTTTTTCAGCATACACAACTCTTATAGGAGCTCTTTCAACCATTCATGAACCTGATCTCATTCTCACTCTCTTTCACCAAATGCAAGAGCTAGGTTATGAAGTACACGTGCATCTATTCACAACTGTGATACGTGTATTTGCAAGAGAAAGTAGACTTGATGCTGCTCTTTCTCTTTTAGATGAAATGAGAAGCAAATATGTTGATGGAGATATTGTTCTGTATAATGTTTGTATAGACTCTTTTGGTAAAGCTGGGAAAGTAGACATGGCTTGGAAGTTTTTTCATGAAATGAAAGTTCATGGCATCATGCCTGATGACGTGTCATACACTAGCATGATAGGTGTGCTATGTAAAGCTAATAAGCTCAATGAAGCTATTGAGTTATTCGATGAATTGGAGCATAAAAAAAGAGTCCCATGTGCATATGCTTATAACACCATGATCATGGGTTATGGAATGGCTGGAATGTTTGATGAAGCATTTAAGTTACTCGAGAAGCAAAGACTCAAAGGCTCAATCCCAAGTGTTGTTGCATACAATTGTATCCTCACATGTCTTGGAAAAAAAGGGAAAGTAAATGAGGCTTTGAAGCTCTTTGATGAAATGAAAAAAGATGCATCACCTAATCTGTCAACATACAATATCCTCATAGACACCCTTTGTAGATCTCAGAATCTTGAAAAGGCTTTGGAAATTCAAGAATCCATGAAAGAATCCGGATTGTATCCGAATATATTAACTCTCAACATAATGATCGATCGACTCTGTAAGTCTCAAAAACTAGATGAAGCGTGTTTAATCTTTGAAAAAATGGATCATAAAGTTTGTCCTCCAAATGGTTACACTTATTGCTCTCTTATAGAAGGATTAGGGAAAATGAATAGAGTCGATGATGCTTACAAACTATATGAACAAATGTTGGATGCTAATGTGACTCCAAATGCAGTAGTCTACACTTCTCTAATAAGAAACTTTTTTAAAGTAGGAAGAAAGGAAGATGGTCATAAGATTTACAAAGAAATGATTCGAAAAGGTATAATTCCGGATTTAACCCTGTTGAACACTTACATGGATTGCACTTTTAAAGCCGGTGAAACACAAAAAGGTCGAGCTTTATTTGAAGAAATTAAGGTTCACAACATGTCACCAGATGCTCGAAGCTATTCCATATTACTTCACGGATTAATAAAATCCGGATTTTCAAAAGAAACAAATTCAATACTCCATAACATGAAGAAACAAGGATGTGTTCTAGATACACCTACTTACAACACATTTATCAATGGATTTTGTAAATCGGGTCAAGTCAACAAAGCGTATAACCTTCTAGAAGAAATGAAGTCCAAAGGTCATCCACCAAATGTAGTTACATACGGATCCGTGATCGATGGGCTTTCAAAAATAAACAAATTAGACGAAGCTTATATGTTATTCGAAGAAGCTAAATCAAAAGGAGTTGAATTAAACGTGATAATTTATAGTTCTCTTGTTGATGGATTTGGAAAAGTAGGTAGAATCGATGAAGCGTATTTAATCATGGAAGAATTAATGCAAAAAGGTTTGACACCAAATATCTACACATGGAATTGTTTGCTTGATGCGTTAGTGAAAGCAGAAGAAATCGATGAAGCACTTGTGTGCTTCAACTCAATGAAGGATTTAAAATGCACACCAAATGGAATCACTTATGGAATAATCATAAACGGATTATGTAAAATCAGAAAATTCAATAAAGCATTTGTGTTTTGGCAAGAGATGCAAAAACAAGGGGTGCAACCGAATGTTGTGACTTATACTACAATGATTAGTGGGCTTGCGAGAAGTGGGAATGTGATTGAGGCAAATCGGTTGTTTGAGAGGTTTAAGAAAGGTGGTGGAATCCCGGATTCGGGTTGTTATAATACTATGATTGAAGGGTTGAGTGTATCGAATAAAGCTATGGATGCTTATTTGTTGTTTGAGGATTGTAGAATGAAAGGGTGTAATGTGTATTTGAATACGTGTGTTGTGCTTATGGATTCGTTGCATAAGGCTGAATGTCTTGAACAGGCTGCCATTGTTGGTGCTGTGTTGAAGGAAACAGCAAAGGCTTGTCATGCTTCTAAGTCTATGTAG